DNA from Neovison vison isolate M4711 chromosome 12, ASM_NN_V1, whole genome shotgun sequence:
ATCACAATggactttctgtttcttcccccaaccatacacacacacacacacacacacacacacccctacttGACTTCCATCTCCAACCTTAATCATGGTTCCATCTCAAACTGAGTGACAAAATTCCAATATTCCCTCAATTAGGGGAGGACTCAGAGATTCCTTCTCTATTTTAGCAATCATCTAAACGCCTCTTTCCCTCGCCCAAGCATTATCAAATGATGCAATTTTTCTGGGGCAATTTACCATTGGAAAATTATTATAACTAATTCActtgtttattaattcattccaCAAGTACTTATCAAGGTCTTCCTATGTGTTTGGTGTTAGCATAGTACTCTAATGATTAAGAGAAGGAATCCTATAACAGGGTAGAAATGTCTAAATAATCCACATTGGGTGAGATAAAATGACCATGTGaccagcatagagaatatagggCAGgagaaccaagaaaaagaaagtattctCAGCTTTCAACAAACTTATTAGAGACTGAGCACAGTTTAAAAATGGATTTACCCATGGCCACCAGTCCACTTGTCCAAGGAAAAGGAGTGGATTTCCAGGGAAGTGGGATCTGAGTTAATACAGATCTTTCTATATTGCACCTTTtgtgaaataaatgatacagattGCTCATCAGAATGTCCAAGTCTCATTTTCTTAGAAGGGAAAAAGAGCATGAGATGACTGGCTGCTTCAGGAATGTGCATGACCTCGGAGTAGGACCACCTGCCCACCAAGTGATGGGCAGTCCCTCCTGCCCCAGAGGACTTCACCAGGTGTAGTTCTGCTGTTGATACTCAGCCAAGATTGTCAGTAAATAGCTCATTGAGGACTGGGAGAGTTCTATGCTGCTCTCTGATACTAATATTTCTACCAGTCACAAAGGATTTGGGAAAGCTCCGTAGGATAGCAGACTAGTGCAGGAGCTTTGGAGTCAAGCAAATGTGGGTTCATATCATGACTCCATCATAATCGCCTTGAATAACTGATTTAGTCtcactgggtctcagtttctcctCTGTATACAGGAGACAATAAGGTCTACCTTTAATGGTTGctgtgatgaataaatgaataagcaaggGTTAGTGTGTGGTCCCAATAAGATCTTGGTTAAATTTACCTTCCTTTCTTGGGCCCAGATCTAGATGAGGAAGCAGTCCAGTGGTGACAGAGAAAACCAGACCACCTGGCTGATCCTGGTCGGCTTTGGGGAACTGCAACACCTGGGCTTCCTCCCCTTCGCTTTCTTTTTGGCCATTTATGTGGTGACAGTGGGGGGCAACACCCTCATCGTGCTGGCTGTGGCCTCCAGTCGGACACTCCACAcacccatgtatttcttcctctgccacttctCCCTGCTGGAGATTGGCTATACCTCCAACATCATGCCTCAGCTGCTGTGGAGCTtcctggaagggagggaaaccatCTCACTGGTCAGCTGTCTGATCCAGTTCTATGTGTTTGCCTCACTGGCTGCCGTTGAGTGCCTCCTGCTCTCTGCTATGTCCTATGACCGTTACCTGGCCATCTGCCACCCGCTTCGCTACCCCACCCTGATGAGCACCTGGTTGTGTGGCTGCCTGGCTGCTGGAGCCTGGGTCAgtggcttttctttctctgccttcactTTGGCCCTggcagcccctctgcccctctgccctgacCACAGGGAGATCGACCACTACTTCTGCGACTTTGCTCCCGTTGTAGGGCTATTCTGCGGGGATGTGGGGTTCATGTGGGGAGCCGGAGTGAGCATCTCAGGCTTTCTGACTCTGGCCCCCTTTCTGTTGATTGTTGCGTCCTATGCCTTCATCTTGAGGGCTGTGCTGCAAATACCTTCAGGCCATGGTAGGCAGAAGGCCTTCTCCACCTGTTCCTCCCACCTCACCGTGGTCGGGGTGTTTTATGGCACCCTCATTGTGGTCTATGTAGCCCCAACAGACCACATGGCCCCCTTGCTCCGAAAGGCCTTCTCTGTCCTTTACACTGTATTCACCCCTATGGTCAACCCCATCATCTACAGCCTCAAGAACCAAGAGGTAAAGGGGGTCCTTCACAGGCTCTGGGGAAAGCTTATCCCAAGACATACTCCACTGAGAGGGATAGGGCAGCTGTTGACTTTTTCCTGGATTCCAGCTTAGCCCCTTCCTCAAAGACTAGAGACCACTGTGatgaaaagataaatactgtGGGATTGAAAGGAGATgtctggggtcacctgggtggctcagttgttaagcgtctgccctcggctcaggtcatgatcccagggtgctgggatcaggccccacatcaggctccctgctcggcgggaagcctgctcctccctctcccattcttcctgcttgtgtaccctctctccctttttctctctctgtcaaataaagaaacaaaaatctttaatttaaaaaaaaataacataaaagagATGTCTGCTAAAATTCATGTTTCCAGTGGGAATGGGGTAGGGGTTCAAAATCTTGTGCCTGGTACAGGGCCTAAATATTATAGCACTCCACAAACATttagttgaaaaaaaatgaatgaatgaatgaatgaatgaatatggaaAAGAATGCCAGAGAAAGCAGAGCACAGCTCAAGGGGGGAATATTTGCAGATTGTGAATCTAAGATGACAAGATTAAGgttggcagaaagagaaaggaggagtagGGAAAGGGTAATAAGGACCAGAATGAAGATCTCATGACATGCTTCGAATGAAATctcagaaacagagagacagcCTTCGACATAAAGTGTGTAGTAATGATGGAGGTAGTAATGGTGCAAGAGCCACTTGGGAGAGGAAAGGTCAGCCATTCATGCCTGTAGCCCAGGAGGCCAATTGGGCCACTGCTCTGGGAGTTCCCATTAGCCCTTCTGTTGCTGATGTCCGACAAgtaagaagggaaaaggaaggagatgaaatgagaaggaaataaatCCAATAGAGAATTCTGAAATTTTGCCTCTAccaaaatcttttaaatcttttcctttttt
Protein-coding regions in this window:
- the LOC122890955 gene encoding olfactory receptor 11A1-like, translated to MRKQSSGDRENQTTWLILVGFGELQHLGFLPFAFFLAIYVVTVGGNTLIVLAVASSRTLHTPMYFFLCHFSLLEIGYTSNIMPQLLWSFLEGRETISLVSCLIQFYVFASLAAVECLLLSAMSYDRYLAICHPLRYPTLMSTWLCGCLAAGAWVSGFSFSAFTLALAAPLPLCPDHREIDHYFCDFAPVVGLFCGDVGFMWGAGVSISGFLTLAPFLLIVASYAFILRAVLQIPSGHGRQKAFSTCSSHLTVVGVFYGTLIVVYVAPTDHMAPLLRKAFSVLYTVFTPMVNPIIYSLKNQEVKGVLHRLWGKLIPRHTPLRGIGQLLTFSWIPA